In the genome of Telluria beijingensis, one region contains:
- a CDS encoding alpha/beta fold hydrolase, which produces MLLDVDHQQVYCYTGGKTFDPTLPVIVLLHGAQNDHSVWALQSRALAHRGHAVLAPDLPGHGRSGGPPLATVEAMAAWVPALLDAAGVERALLAGHSMGSLIALEAAHLAPQRVAGLALLGTTFPMKVSDTLLESARTDPQSAIEMVAAWSHAAWLPGPSTAGPGISVLNTARRLMQRMTARGADGVFHTDFAACNAYANGATAATSVSCPTLFVLGRKDMMTPPRSAQPLTAALAHGRIVSVDAGHAMMSEAPDAVLAALLDWAAAATATTMIGETR; this is translated from the coding sequence ATGCTGCTCGACGTCGACCACCAGCAGGTCTACTGCTACACCGGCGGCAAGACCTTCGACCCCACGCTGCCCGTCATTGTATTGCTGCATGGCGCCCAGAATGACCACTCGGTATGGGCCCTGCAAAGCCGCGCGCTGGCCCATCGCGGCCACGCGGTGCTGGCGCCCGACCTGCCGGGCCATGGCCGCAGCGGCGGGCCGCCGCTGGCCACGGTCGAGGCCATGGCCGCGTGGGTGCCTGCATTGCTCGACGCGGCCGGGGTCGAACGCGCGCTGCTCGCCGGCCACAGCATGGGCTCGCTCATCGCACTGGAAGCAGCCCACCTGGCGCCGCAGCGCGTGGCGGGGCTGGCCCTGCTCGGTACGACCTTCCCGATGAAGGTGTCGGACACGCTGCTGGAGAGTGCGCGCACCGATCCACAATCAGCCATCGAGATGGTCGCGGCCTGGTCGCATGCCGCCTGGCTGCCGGGTCCGTCGACCGCAGGTCCCGGCATCTCCGTCCTCAATACGGCGCGGCGCCTGATGCAGCGCATGACGGCGCGCGGCGCGGATGGGGTGTTCCATACGGATTTCGCGGCCTGCAACGCCTATGCCAACGGCGCGACCGCAGCGACGTCGGTATCCTGCCCGACCCTGTTCGTCCTGGGCCGCAAGGACATGATGACGCCGCCACGTTCGGCGCAGCCGTTGACCGCCGCGCTGGCGCATGGCAGGATCGTCAGCGTGGACGCCGGCCACGCGATGATGAGCGAGGCCCCGGACGCGGTGCTGGCCGCCCTGCTGGACTGGGCCGCCGCCGCGACCGCCACGACCATGATCGGAGAGACGCGATGA
- a CDS encoding carotenoid 1,2-hydratase: MRFFLYLLLLLSMSSQAAAPVFAPVTPGAGLSFPRDYGAHPEFRTEWWYVTGWVETPDKRPLGFQVTFFRSRTGADNDNPSHFAPRQLVIGHAALSDPQVGRLVHDERSAREGFSMAWARPGNTDLKLDDWRMVRDANGLYRVTIRSNQLTLELRLRPTQPVLVQGQGGYSRKGPSAQHASYYYSEPHLEVSGTVGRAGMAATQVTGTAWLDHEWSSEALQPDAVGWDWVGANLDDGGALMAFQIRDRQGGKLWAHATRRDRAGKVVHYAPEQISFAPQTHWTSPRTGATYPIATTITTGGDSWQVLPLQQDQELDSRRSTGAVYWEGAVTIHQGGRRVGRGYLEMTGYVQPMKL, from the coding sequence ATGCGTTTTTTCTTGTACCTGCTGTTGCTGTTGTCGATGTCGTCGCAGGCGGCCGCGCCTGTCTTTGCGCCGGTCACGCCCGGCGCCGGGCTGTCGTTCCCGCGCGACTACGGCGCCCATCCCGAATTTCGCACCGAGTGGTGGTACGTCACCGGCTGGGTCGAGACGCCGGATAAACGCCCGCTCGGCTTCCAGGTGACCTTCTTTCGCAGCCGCACCGGCGCTGACAACGACAACCCCAGCCACTTCGCCCCGCGCCAGCTGGTGATCGGCCACGCCGCCCTGTCCGACCCGCAGGTGGGCCGCCTTGTCCACGACGAGCGCAGCGCGCGCGAAGGCTTCAGCATGGCCTGGGCCCGGCCCGGCAACACCGACCTGAAACTGGACGACTGGCGCATGGTGCGCGACGCCAACGGCCTGTATCGGGTGACGATCCGCTCCAACCAGCTGACGCTCGAACTGCGCCTGCGCCCGACCCAGCCGGTGCTGGTGCAGGGCCAGGGCGGCTATTCGCGCAAGGGCCCCAGCGCCCAGCACGCGAGCTACTACTACAGCGAGCCGCACCTGGAAGTGAGCGGCACGGTCGGCCGCGCCGGCATGGCGGCCACGCAGGTAACCGGGACCGCCTGGCTCGACCACGAATGGTCGAGCGAAGCGCTGCAGCCGGACGCCGTCGGCTGGGACTGGGTCGGCGCCAACCTCGACGACGGCGGCGCCCTGATGGCTTTCCAGATCCGCGACCGCCAAGGTGGTAAACTATGGGCGCACGCGACCAGGCGCGACAGGGCCGGCAAGGTGGTGCACTACGCGCCCGAGCAGATTTCGTTCGCGCCGCAGACCCACTGGACCTCGCCGCGTACCGGCGCCACCTATCCGATCGCGACCACGATCACCACCGGCGGCGATAGCTGGCAGGTGCTGCCGCTGCAGCAGGACCAGGAACTCGATTCGCGCCGCTCGACCGGCGCCGTGTACTGGGAAGGCGCGGTCACGATCCACCAGGGCGGCCGCCGGGTGGGCCGCGGCTACCTCGAGATGACCGGCTATGTGCAGCCCATGAAGCTCTAA
- a CDS encoding YihY family inner membrane protein produces the protein MLNKTLSQFARAGGESGGDTAERGLTWPEARDLVRFAARRLREERLPQVAGSLTFTTTLALVPLLTIVLAIFTMFPAFGQVREMIDAWFVQNLMPRAIASTISGNLTQFADKAKGLSALGAVALLFTTAATMSLIERVFNQIWSVRQPRPWAQRLLVYWALLSLGPLLFGLSLSFTSQLVDVTGGLERDASLLGTLFFTLASVAVTTAGYTLLYVVVPNRTVAWRDAFWGALAAAIAFEVAKRGFGLFIRQFPTYAIIYGALAALPLFLVWIYVTWMITLVGAVLTAALPVVKHERWWYQPAPGGAFVDAMSVLKVLHGSAKLSGNALVASSTIREHTRIGYDELGRLLDRMVGEGWVGRVQDEVPRRVGWRFNRHGSQENWVLLADAGSLRLADVYRVFVFDCAAAGNVQREEGETTSALALDAGELARQVEDAVEAGLDQTLAEHFGDPEEAVIEKIVG, from the coding sequence ATGCTGAACAAGACACTGAGCCAGTTCGCGCGCGCCGGCGGCGAGTCCGGGGGCGACACTGCCGAGCGTGGCCTGACCTGGCCTGAAGCACGCGACCTGGTGCGCTTCGCCGCGCGCCGCCTGCGCGAGGAACGCCTGCCGCAGGTGGCCGGCAGCCTGACCTTCACCACGACCCTGGCGCTGGTGCCGCTGTTGACCATCGTGCTGGCCATCTTCACCATGTTCCCGGCCTTCGGCCAGGTGCGCGAGATGATCGACGCCTGGTTCGTGCAGAACCTGATGCCCAGGGCGATCGCCAGCACGATCAGCGGCAACCTGACCCAGTTCGCCGACAAGGCCAAGGGCCTGTCGGCGCTCGGCGCGGTGGCGCTGCTGTTCACCACGGCGGCCACCATGAGCCTGATCGAGCGCGTGTTCAACCAGATCTGGAGCGTGCGCCAGCCGCGCCCCTGGGCCCAGCGCCTGCTGGTGTACTGGGCCCTGCTGTCGCTGGGACCGCTGCTGTTCGGCCTGTCGCTGAGCTTCACCTCGCAACTGGTGGACGTGACTGGCGGCCTGGAGCGCGACGCGTCGCTGCTCGGCACCCTGTTCTTCACCCTGGCCTCGGTGGCGGTAACGACCGCCGGCTATACCCTGCTGTACGTGGTGGTCCCGAACCGCACGGTGGCCTGGCGCGACGCCTTCTGGGGCGCGCTGGCGGCGGCCATCGCCTTCGAAGTGGCCAAGCGCGGCTTCGGCCTGTTCATTCGCCAGTTCCCGACCTACGCCATCATCTATGGCGCGCTGGCGGCGTTGCCGCTGTTCCTGGTCTGGATCTACGTCACCTGGATGATCACCCTGGTCGGCGCCGTGCTCACGGCGGCGCTGCCGGTGGTCAAGCATGAGCGCTGGTGGTACCAGCCGGCGCCGGGCGGGGCCTTCGTCGACGCGATGTCGGTACTGAAGGTCTTGCATGGCAGCGCGAAGCTGAGCGGCAATGCGCTGGTCGCCAGCAGCACGATCCGCGAGCACACCCGCATCGGGTACGACGAACTGGGACGCCTGCTGGACCGGATGGTGGGTGAAGGCTGGGTCGGGCGGGTGCAGGACGAAGTTCCGCGCCGGGTCGGCTGGCGCTTCAACCGCCACGGCAGCCAGGAAAACTGGGTGCTGCTGGCCGACGCCGGCAGCCTGCGCCTGGCCGACGTCTATCGCGTGTTCGTGTTCGATTGCGCGGCGGCCGGGAACGTCCAGCGCGAAGAGGGTGAAACGACGTCGGCGCTGGCGCTCGATGCCGGCGAACTGGCGCGCCAGGTCGAGGATGCGGTGGAGGCGGGGCTGGACCAGACGCTGGCCGAGCATTTCGGCGATCCCGAGGAAGCCGTGATCGAGAAGATCGTGGGCTGA
- a CDS encoding DUF2069 domain-containing protein produces the protein MGTGKRLFHIGAIASLIWLIGWLVAWEAFVAPLQPGSWLLALKALPLLLPLRGVIKRDLYTLQWSSMLILIYFAEGVVRAWADQSAASRHMAIGEIVLVVVYYFSALLYLRPYKKEAQRLAKELLDKVKVPHG, from the coding sequence ATGGGAACAGGGAAAAGACTCTTTCATATCGGGGCGATCGCCAGCCTGATCTGGCTGATCGGCTGGCTGGTCGCCTGGGAAGCCTTCGTCGCGCCGCTGCAGCCGGGCAGCTGGCTGCTGGCGCTGAAGGCCTTGCCCCTGCTATTGCCGCTGCGTGGGGTGATCAAGCGCGACCTGTACACCTTGCAATGGTCGTCGATGCTGATCCTGATCTATTTTGCGGAAGGCGTGGTGCGGGCCTGGGCCGACCAGAGCGCGGCCTCGCGCCATATGGCGATCGGCGAGATCGTGCTGGTGGTCGTGTATTACTTCAGCGCCCTGCTCTACCTGCGGCCCTATAAAAAAGAGGCGCAGCGCCTGGCCAAGGAATTGCTGGACAAGGTCAAAGTGCCGCATGGCTGA
- a CDS encoding DUF4124 domain-containing protein: MFRRFIVAIACLLCQHALAGTIYKCHEGGRVSYSDRPCTGAGAQLALRAAPVPDPDTQARMARAHELARAIDARHAGQTLREDLEAERARRAALALRKRCDKLRLQRQWLEEDLARTRGDAKEAARIKARRQVETMAVECPA, encoded by the coding sequence ATGTTTCGTCGATTCATCGTCGCCATCGCCTGCCTGCTGTGCCAGCATGCGCTGGCCGGCACGATCTACAAATGCCATGAGGGTGGACGGGTGAGCTACAGCGACCGTCCCTGCACCGGCGCCGGCGCCCAACTGGCGCTACGCGCCGCGCCCGTGCCCGACCCCGACACCCAGGCGCGGATGGCGCGCGCGCACGAACTGGCGCGCGCGATCGACGCGCGGCATGCCGGGCAAACCCTGCGCGAAGACCTCGAGGCCGAACGCGCCCGGCGCGCGGCGCTGGCGCTGCGCAAGCGCTGCGACAAGCTGCGCCTGCAGCGCCAGTGGCTCGAGGAAGACCTGGCGCGCACCCGCGGCGACGCGAAAGAAGCCGCCCGCATCAAGGCGCGGCGCCAGGTCGAGACGATGGCGGTGGAATGCCCGGCCTGA
- a CDS encoding FtsX-like permease family protein: MPGLSQLSRWLLLGEWRAHPVRALVAIAAIAVGVAMGFAIHLINAAAFNEFSAAVKSLSGQADIQVQGREPLFDESVYPLLAEHPDVALASPILEVQAGVPGAEGQLRVIGLDAFRAGAISPDLLGVTANGRRLDILADDALFLSPAAEAWLDKRRGDTLVLRAGTGEVSLRVAGPVQRARAGQRLAVMDIGAAQWRLNRLGQLSRVDLKLRDGVDRAAFQRSLAAELERIWPGRFTVGQPNDADQESRTANMSRAYRVNLTVLALVALFTGAFLVFSTQALSVMRRRSQFALLRVLGLARGQLLRQVLLEGGSLGVLGALLGIGAGYALAAAALHFFGGDLGAGYFPGTRPQVAFTPGAALVFFGLGLGVALLGCLAPAWEAARARPAVAIKSGADEAPLTRLARVWPAIVCLLLAAVLSFAPPVFELPLFGYLAIALLLVGGIGLMPRFASITFRALEALLARRGSGPPVLALSLARLANAPGQASIALGGILASFSLMVAMGIMVSSFRVSVDDWMGHILPADLYVRTVDAGGTGFLTLDQQAALAALPGVEKVQFLRTRRVSLAPERPPIVVIARDIDASDPARLLYLVGESMPIPPGSRPAWVSEAMLDLYGARVGQRLRLPLGGAEAEFFVAGAWRDYANQAGSVVLQLQDYRRLTGEREVTDAALWSARGADVATLEGSLRALPFGPALNLMKPGEIRATSLKIFDRSFAVTYLLEAIAIAIGLSGIAASFSAQTLARAREFGMLRHVGVTRRQVLQLLAFEGGLLTSLGVIAGFALGLVISLILVYVINPQSFHWTMGLHLPWPLLGSVAAVLVAASIATALVSGRQALSGGPVRAVREDW, from the coding sequence ATGCCCGGCCTGAGCCAGTTGTCGCGCTGGCTGTTGCTGGGCGAATGGCGCGCGCATCCGGTGCGCGCCCTGGTCGCCATCGCCGCCATCGCGGTCGGGGTGGCGATGGGCTTCGCCATCCACCTGATCAATGCCGCCGCCTTCAACGAATTCTCGGCGGCCGTCAAGAGCCTGTCGGGGCAGGCCGACATCCAGGTACAGGGGCGCGAACCGCTGTTCGACGAATCCGTGTATCCGCTGCTGGCCGAACACCCGGACGTGGCGCTGGCCTCGCCCATCCTCGAGGTCCAGGCCGGGGTGCCGGGCGCCGAAGGACAGTTGCGCGTGATCGGGCTCGACGCCTTCCGCGCCGGCGCGATTTCGCCCGACCTGCTCGGCGTGACCGCCAACGGCCGCCGGCTCGACATCCTGGCCGACGACGCGCTGTTTTTATCGCCGGCCGCCGAGGCCTGGCTCGATAAACGGCGCGGCGACACCCTGGTGCTGCGCGCCGGCACCGGCGAGGTGTCGCTGAGGGTGGCCGGCCCGGTCCAGCGCGCGCGCGCCGGCCAGCGCCTGGCGGTGATGGACATCGGCGCCGCCCAGTGGCGCCTCAATCGCCTGGGCCAGCTGTCGCGGGTCGACCTCAAGTTGCGCGACGGCGTCGACCGCGCCGCCTTCCAGCGCAGTCTCGCCGCCGAGCTGGAACGGATCTGGCCGGGCCGCTTCACGGTGGGCCAGCCGAACGACGCCGACCAGGAAAGCCGCACCGCCAATATGAGCCGCGCCTACCGCGTCAACCTGACCGTGCTGGCGCTGGTGGCGCTGTTCACCGGCGCCTTCCTCGTGTTCTCGACGCAGGCGCTGTCGGTGATGCGTCGCCGCAGCCAGTTCGCGCTGCTGCGCGTGCTGGGACTGGCGCGCGGCCAGTTACTGCGCCAGGTGCTGCTCGAAGGCGGCAGCCTGGGCGTGCTGGGCGCCCTGCTCGGCATCGGCGCCGGCTATGCGCTAGCGGCCGCCGCCCTGCATTTCTTCGGCGGCGACCTGGGCGCCGGCTACTTCCCCGGCACCCGCCCGCAAGTCGCGTTCACGCCCGGCGCGGCGCTCGTGTTCTTCGGGCTCGGGCTGGGCGTGGCCCTGCTCGGCTGCCTGGCGCCGGCCTGGGAGGCGGCGCGCGCACGGCCGGCGGTGGCGATCAAGTCCGGCGCCGACGAGGCCCCGCTGACGCGCCTGGCGCGGGTCTGGCCCGCCATCGTATGCCTGCTGCTGGCCGCCGTGCTCTCGTTCGCGCCGCCCGTATTCGAACTGCCGCTGTTCGGCTACCTGGCCATTGCCCTGCTGCTGGTCGGCGGCATCGGCCTGATGCCGCGCTTCGCCTCGATCACCTTCCGTGCGCTGGAAGCGCTGCTCGCCCGGCGCGGCAGTGGCCCGCCGGTGCTGGCGCTGTCGCTGGCGCGCCTGGCCAATGCGCCGGGCCAGGCCTCGATCGCGCTGGGCGGCATCCTGGCCAGCTTCAGCCTGATGGTGGCGATGGGGATCATGGTGTCGAGTTTCCGGGTCTCGGTCGACGACTGGATGGGCCACATCCTGCCGGCCGACCTGTACGTACGCACGGTCGATGCCGGCGGCACCGGTTTTCTCACGCTCGACCAGCAGGCGGCGCTGGCCGCGCTGCCCGGCGTCGAGAAAGTCCAGTTCCTGCGCACCCGGCGCGTGTCGCTGGCCCCCGAGCGGCCGCCGATCGTCGTCATCGCGCGCGACATCGACGCCAGCGACCCGGCGCGCCTGCTGTACCTAGTCGGCGAGTCCATGCCGATCCCGCCCGGCAGCCGCCCGGCCTGGGTGTCGGAAGCGATGCTCGACCTGTATGGCGCCCGCGTCGGGCAGCGCCTGCGGCTGCCGCTGGGCGGCGCCGAAGCCGAGTTCTTCGTGGCCGGCGCCTGGCGCGACTACGCCAACCAGGCCGGCTCGGTCGTGCTCCAGCTGCAGGACTACCGCCGGCTGACGGGCGAGCGCGAGGTGACCGACGCCGCCCTGTGGAGCGCGCGCGGCGCCGACGTCGCGACGCTCGAGGGCAGCCTGCGCGCGCTGCCGTTCGGACCGGCCCTCAACCTGATGAAACCGGGCGAGATCCGCGCCACGAGCCTCAAGATCTTCGACCGCAGTTTCGCCGTGACTTACCTACTGGAGGCGATCGCGATCGCCATCGGCCTGTCGGGCATCGCGGCAAGTTTTTCGGCCCAGACTTTGGCAAGGGCGCGAGAATTCGGTATGCTGCGCCACGTCGGCGTCACCCGGCGCCAGGTCTTGCAGCTGCTCGCCTTCGAGGGCGGACTGCTGACGAGCCTTGGCGTGATCGCCGGCTTCGCGCTCGGGCTGGTGATCAGCCTGATCCTGGTGTACGTGATCAACCCGCAGTCCTTCCACTGGACGATGGGCCTGCACCTGCCCTGGCCCCTGCTGGGCAGCGTGGCCGCGGTGCTGGTCGCTGCATCGATCGCCACCGCGCTGGTATCGGGACGCCAGGCATTGTCCGGCGGCCCGGTGCGCGCGGTCAGAGAGGATTGGTAA
- a CDS encoding O-acetylhomoserine aminocarboxypropyltransferase — MSGPRLPGFDTLSVHAGSAPDPLTGARATPIHFTSSFAFRDSGHGAALFNMEQAGHVYSRISNPTNAVLEERIAALEGGVAGIATASGQAAMHLGLATLAGAGDHIVASRALYGGSHKLLAHTLRRFGVETTFVDPRDLDAWRAAIRPTTRLLFGETLGNPGLDVLDIPAIADLAHTHDLPLMVDATFATPYLQRPFDLGADLLFHSATKFLCGHGTAIGGLLVDGGAFDWQAAHERSGRFATLCEPYDGFHGMVFSDESTVGAFALRARREGLRDFGAAMSPHNAFAILQGIETLGLRMERHAANTRRVVEFLAAHPLVASVSYPELASHPDHALAQRLLPKGCGAVFTFELKGDRAAGRRFADGLQVFSHLANVGDAKSLVIHPASTTHFRVPVEQLAASGVTQGTLRLSVGLEDPDDLIDDLKRGLKLAAKGA, encoded by the coding sequence ATGAGCGGTCCCCGACTTCCCGGTTTCGACACCCTGTCCGTGCACGCGGGCAGCGCCCCCGATCCCCTTACCGGCGCGCGCGCCACGCCGATCCATTTCACGTCCTCGTTCGCCTTCCGCGATTCCGGCCACGGCGCGGCCTTGTTCAATATGGAGCAGGCGGGGCACGTGTATTCGCGCATCTCGAATCCGACCAATGCGGTGCTCGAAGAACGCATCGCGGCGCTCGAAGGCGGCGTGGCCGGCATCGCCACCGCCAGCGGCCAGGCCGCCATGCACCTGGGCCTCGCGACGCTGGCCGGCGCCGGCGACCACATCGTGGCTTCGCGCGCGCTGTACGGCGGCTCGCACAAACTGCTGGCCCATACGCTGCGCCGGTTCGGGGTCGAGACCACCTTCGTCGACCCGCGCGACCTCGATGCCTGGCGCGCCGCGATCCGCCCGACGACCAGGCTGCTGTTCGGCGAAACCCTCGGCAATCCGGGCCTCGACGTGCTCGACATCCCCGCCATCGCCGACCTCGCCCACACCCACGACCTGCCGCTGATGGTCGACGCCACCTTCGCCACGCCGTACCTGCAGCGGCCGTTCGACCTCGGCGCCGACCTGCTGTTCCACTCGGCCACCAAATTCCTGTGCGGGCACGGCACCGCAATCGGGGGCCTGCTGGTCGATGGCGGCGCTTTCGATTGGCAGGCGGCGCATGAACGCAGCGGGCGCTTCGCCACCCTGTGCGAGCCGTACGACGGCTTCCACGGCATGGTATTCAGCGACGAGTCGACCGTCGGCGCCTTCGCCCTGCGCGCGCGGCGCGAAGGCTTGCGCGACTTCGGGGCCGCCATGAGCCCGCACAATGCATTCGCCATCCTGCAGGGCATCGAGACGCTCGGACTGCGCATGGAACGCCACGCCGCCAATACCCGGCGCGTGGTCGAGTTCCTGGCCGCCCATCCGCTGGTGGCCTCGGTGTCCTATCCCGAACTGGCATCGCATCCCGACCACGCGCTGGCGCAGCGGCTGCTGCCGAAAGGCTGCGGCGCCGTGTTCACCTTCGAACTGAAGGGCGACCGCGCGGCCGGGCGCCGCTTCGCCGACGGCTTGCAGGTGTTCTCGCACCTGGCGAACGTGGGCGACGCGAAGTCGCTCGTGATCCACCCGGCGTCGACCACCCACTTCCGGGTGCCGGTCGAGCAGCTCGCGGCCAGCGGCGTCACGCAAGGCACGCTGCGCCTGTCGGTCGGCCTGGAAGACCCGGACGATTTGATCGACGACCTGAAACGCGGCCTGAAGCTCGCTGCGAAGGGGGCCTGA
- a CDS encoding DUF962 domain-containing protein produces the protein MSTSHASFAEFYPYYLGQHDDRRCRRAHFVGTSIAIAALVSFFGTLDAWWIAVALVGGYGGAWVGHFFYEKNRPATFDHPWYAFRADWLMYWQMLTGKLSW, from the coding sequence ATGAGCACCAGTCACGCCAGCTTCGCCGAGTTCTATCCTTACTACCTGGGCCAGCACGACGACCGCCGCTGTCGCCGCGCCCACTTCGTCGGCACCTCGATCGCCATCGCGGCGCTGGTCTCCTTCTTCGGCACCCTGGACGCCTGGTGGATTGCGGTGGCGCTGGTCGGCGGCTATGGCGGCGCCTGGGTCGGACATTTTTTCTACGAGAAGAACCGGCCCGCCACCTTCGATCACCCCTGGTACGCGTTCCGCGCCGACTGGCTGATGTACTGGCAGATGTTGACGGGCAAGCTGAGCTGGTGA
- a CDS encoding FAD-binding oxidoreductase yields MAEDSRASLLARCRAIVGASHVITDQADMAPFMADWRGRYSGRGLAVVLPLDTAQVAAIVTACAAARVPIVPQGGRTGLVMGSVPDLSGDAIVLSLRRLNRIRAIDPANRTMTVEAGCILADIQAAAAYAGMLYPLSLAAEGSCTIGGNLSTNAGGTAVLRYGNTRELCLGLEVVNAQGEVWDGLRGLRKDNTGYALRDLFIGAEGTLGVITAAVLKLYPAPRAALTALVALDSPRHALELLGLLQARCGAALTGFELMSAFCLDLVAAQFPDLPRPFAARHPQYALVELSSNESDQHAHGLLESSVGQALEAGVARDAVVATSQQQALGLWRLREHIPLAQAAAGKNIKHDISLPVSTIPDFIARADAALDQAFPGCQPVTFGHLGDGNLHYNVAPPIGVEHDAFLAHQASVNRIVHDLVDAFGGSISAEHGIGVLKREELARYKSPVELGMMRAIKGALDPLSIMNPGKIL; encoded by the coding sequence ATGGCTGAGGATAGCAGGGCATCGCTGCTGGCCCGCTGCCGCGCGATCGTCGGCGCCAGCCACGTCATCACCGATCAAGCCGATATGGCGCCCTTCATGGCCGACTGGCGCGGCCGCTACAGCGGACGCGGCCTGGCGGTCGTGCTGCCGCTGGACACCGCGCAGGTGGCCGCCATCGTGACCGCCTGCGCCGCGGCGCGCGTGCCCATCGTGCCGCAGGGCGGCCGCACCGGCCTGGTCATGGGCAGCGTGCCCGACCTGTCCGGCGATGCGATCGTGCTGTCGCTGCGGCGCTTGAACCGGATCCGGGCCATCGATCCAGCCAACCGCACCATGACGGTGGAGGCCGGCTGCATCCTGGCCGACATCCAGGCCGCGGCCGCGTACGCCGGGATGCTGTATCCGCTGTCGCTGGCGGCCGAAGGTAGCTGCACGATCGGCGGCAACCTGTCGACCAATGCCGGCGGCACCGCCGTGCTGCGCTATGGCAATACGCGCGAACTGTGCCTGGGCCTCGAAGTCGTCAATGCCCAGGGCGAGGTGTGGGATGGCTTGCGCGGCCTGCGCAAGGACAATACCGGTTATGCGCTGCGCGACCTCTTCATCGGCGCCGAAGGCACGCTGGGCGTGATCACGGCGGCGGTATTGAAACTGTATCCGGCGCCGCGCGCCGCGCTCACCGCGCTGGTGGCGCTCGACTCGCCGCGCCATGCGCTCGAGCTGCTGGGCCTGCTGCAGGCGCGCTGCGGCGCGGCGCTGACCGGTTTCGAGCTGATGTCGGCCTTTTGCCTGGACCTGGTGGCGGCGCAGTTTCCCGACCTGCCGAGACCGTTCGCCGCGCGCCATCCCCAGTATGCGCTGGTCGAGCTGTCGAGCAACGAGTCCGACCAGCATGCGCATGGTCTGCTGGAGTCCAGCGTCGGCCAGGCGTTGGAGGCCGGCGTGGCGCGCGACGCGGTGGTCGCCACCTCGCAGCAGCAGGCGCTTGGCCTGTGGCGGCTGCGCGAGCACATCCCCCTGGCGCAGGCGGCGGCCGGCAAGAATATCAAGCATGACATCTCGTTGCCGGTTTCAACCATTCCCGACTTCATCGCGCGCGCCGACGCCGCGCTGGACCAGGCCTTCCCCGGCTGCCAGCCCGTGACCTTCGGCCACCTGGGCGACGGCAACCTGCACTACAACGTGGCGCCTCCCATCGGTGTGGAACATGATGCCTTCCTGGCCCATCAGGCGTCGGTGAACCGCATCGTGCACGACCTGGTCGACGCCTTTGGCGGCTCGATCTCGGCCGAACACGGCATCGGCGTGCTGAAACGCGAGGAACTGGCGCGCTATAAATCGCCGGTCGAACTCGGCATGATGCGTGCCATCAAAGGCGCGCTCGACCCGCTCAGCATCATGAATCCCGGGAAGATACTATGA
- the wrbA gene encoding NAD(P)H:quinone oxidoreductase, with the protein MNTTPLSILVLYYSRHGATRKLAELIAQGIDSVPGAEARLRTVPPVSSVAEATAPGIPDQGSPYVELDDLRECAGLALGSPTRFGNMAASMKYFLDGTATDWVNGTLSGKPAVVFASTGSLHGGQEATLLSMMIPLLHHGMMVMGLPYTHPELMNTASGGSPYGATHWAGVDGKRPVTEDERTLSIALGRRLAEAALKLHGRH; encoded by the coding sequence ATGAACACGACCCCTCTGAGCATCCTCGTCCTCTACTATTCGCGCCATGGCGCCACGCGCAAGCTGGCCGAACTGATTGCCCAGGGCATCGACAGCGTGCCGGGGGCGGAGGCCAGGTTGCGCACCGTGCCGCCGGTGTCCAGCGTCGCCGAAGCGACCGCGCCCGGCATTCCCGACCAGGGCTCGCCCTATGTCGAGCTGGACGACCTGCGCGAATGCGCCGGCCTGGCGCTCGGTTCGCCCACCCGCTTCGGCAATATGGCGGCCAGCATGAAGTATTTCCTCGACGGTACGGCGACCGACTGGGTCAATGGTACGCTGTCCGGCAAGCCGGCGGTGGTGTTCGCTTCCACCGGCAGCCTGCACGGCGGGCAAGAGGCGACCCTTCTGTCGATGATGATCCCCCTGCTGCACCACGGGATGATGGTGATGGGCCTGCCCTATACCCATCCTGAATTGATGAACACGGCCAGCGGCGGGAGCCCCTATGGCGCGACCCACTGGGCCGGCGTCGACGGCAAGCGCCCCGTGACCGAAGACGAGCGTACACTGTCGATCGCGCTCGGTCGCCGCCTGGCGGAAGCGGCCCTGAAACTGCATGGAAGGCACTGA